AAGGTAATTTAGAAGCCCAAACCGTTATCAGTTTTTACTTTAGCCATGATGTGGACATTGAAAATGTTTTTTACTTACTATATAGGGTGGCACAAACTAGTAAATATACCCAACTAAACTTACCCATTTTAGTGGTAATGGAAGAGAAACCTTGGGCAACTTATTTCAAACTAAAATGTTATCCCATCGATGCTAGAGATGAATTTATTTATCAAACAGACTTAGTTAGAAGGGCAAAAAGATATTTTCAGCGAGATAATTTACCTTATCCTATACTTCCCCCTCTTGATAATAATTAATCTCGGTTCTGCATAAGAATATTAGAGAAAAGCAAGTATCAAGTTTTAGGTTTAATTTTCCAAAAATCGATTATTCAATACTCATTACCTCTTACTTATTACCACCTGATACTCAATATAATCACATTACCTATTTTTCCCTAACTAATAAATCCCATAATTCGGGCAACTTCATTCAAATCAGCTTTAATGCCCCCTCTAATGCCGCTTTCACTTAATTTCATGGCACTATCAGGATCTTTTAATCCATTACCCGTTAAAACACAAACAACAGTACCATTATCAGGAATTTGCTCTTTCAGTTTTAAGACTCCAGCCACGGAAGCCGCACTAGCAGGTTCACAGAAAACCCCTTCTTCCCTGCCCAAAATACGATATGCCTCTAATATTTCCTCATCCGTGACCGCATTAAATTGTCCTTGAGAAGCCTCTCTAACAGATAAAGCCTTTTCCCAGTTGGCGGGATTGCCAATTCTAATGGCTGTTGCGATGGTTTCTGGTTTTAATACCTGATGCCCTTCCACAAAAGGAGCTGAACCTGCGGCTTGGAAACCCATCATTTTAGGTAATATGTCACACTTATTCTCACTGTGATATTGACAAAAACCCATCCAATAAGCAGTAATATTTCCTGCATTACCCACAGGAATAGCTAACCAGTCAGGAGCATAACCAAGGGTATCAACTACCTCAAAAGCGGCTGTTTTTTGACCTTCCAAACGGTAGGGATTGACGGAATTTACGAGGGTAACAGGATAACTTTCCGCCATTTCTCTGACGATTGTTAAAGCGTCATCAAAATTACCATCAATGGCTAATACTTCCGCTCCATAAATTAAAGCCTGTGCTAACTTACCAAGGGCAACATAACCGTCAGGAATAATAACAAATGCTTTCATTCCTGCTCTGGTGGCATAGGCGGCGGCGGCGGCAGATGTGTTGCCTGTACTGGCACAAATCACAGCTTGAGCCCCCGCTTCTTTGGCTTTGGAAATAGCCATTGTCATTCCTCTATCTTTGAATGAACCCGTGGGATTCAAGCCATCATATTTAACATAAACTTTGACATTTCTGCCAATCATTTTTGAGATGGATGACACAGGTATCAAGGGTGTATTTCCTTCTCTAAGAGTAATAATAGGAGTAGATTCTGTGACAGGCAAATAGTGCTTATATTCTTCTATTAAGCCTTTCCACCCTGCTTTAACATGATAAGTTGTTGATGGTTGATCTAGTTTCGTTGCTACCACGGGCATTAAATCTAAAATAGACGATTATTAATGATTATGACATAAAAAGGTGATCTACTTTACTTTTAGATGAATAAATTAGAAAATACTTTACCTAATGTCGAGGGAAATGAGTTCGGAGAAAACGCTCGATCGCTCGTACACCCCTTTCAGTCGTGAACGGAATTTTTAATTCTTAATTATCAACTATTCACCATTGCCTTCCCCCCTCGAGAGGGTGGATAAAGGGGGGTTTGCCCATTGCCCCTTTTCAAGGTAAAAAGGCGAGAGGATTACTTTTGTTTTCAGCAAATCCTAGTATGCCTTCATCTCGATGTTGATAAATAATTTTTCCCTGATTGTTAAATAAAAAAGTGCCTCCTCTTTGGGTTAAATAGTTATCGTTAGGCACATAGGTTCGCCAGTTAGTCAATACCTCAATCATATTTTTTAATCTAATGGTTGCTAACTCAAAAGGGCGCTGATAGTTTTTCCCTACTTTGTTAAATAGTGAGCCTTTAATGGGCGGTAAAAATTTTATGTTAACAATTTCATTTTCTTGTAATAGAGATGGTGCTTTTTTATCTCCAAAATAACCACGTAAAACTTCTTTTAATGTTCCTTTACTACCTATTCCTGCACACATTAAGATCAAGTTCAGCCATTGATTTTGACTACAATTAAAGGTAGGAAATTGCCAGTTTAAACCTTGATATAAATTTAATTGTTGATGAATTTCTGCTGTTTCGTCCAAAAATAAATTTTCTGGGTTAAATCCTGTATATTGACAATACTTTTCCCCTGATTTTAAGTTACCAATTGCGATCGCTCTTAGGGCAATTTTTTTTTCATGCAAAATATCTTGATATTTATTTAACCACCAAGCGTATTCAAGACTATCAAAATCTCCTAATTGGGGTAAGACAAGTAAGAGAATATAGTTAGCAGAAGAAGTACCATTAAATATAGAAATTTCTTTCCCGTCACTGACTCTGACTCTTTTAGTAGTTTTGAGAAATGAATAAATATTTGATTGTTCAACAGTATTTGTATTTAAATCATTCATACAAAGAAGAAAGATAGATAATAAGAAGACATTTCCAATTTCAATTAGAATAGAAAATTGGCTAAATTAAAGTATATAAATAGTTTTCCCTTTATATTATGCAATCTCCTTATCAACCTAGTGATATAGAATCAAAATGGCAACAACAATGGTCTGATTCTAACCTTTATTTAACAGAAGAAAATCGAGATAAACCTAAATTTTATGCCCTTTCTATGTTCCCTTACCCTTCAGGGAAATTACACATGGGTCATGTACGCAACTATGTTATTACCGATGTTATCGCCCGTTTCAAGCGAATGCAAGGACATCGAGTTTTACATCCTATGGGTTGGGATGCTTTCGGTTTACCGGCTGAAAATGCAGCAATTGATCGAGGTATTCCACCGGCTAAATGGACTTATGAAAATATTGCACAGATGCGATCGCAGCTTCAAGAGTTAGGACTATCCATTGATTGGAGTCGAGAAGTTGCTACCTGTTCCCCTGATTATTATAAATGGACACAGTGGTTATTTTTACAATTTTATGAGGCAGGACTAGCTTATCAAAAAGAAGCCGCCGTTAACTGGGATCCGATCGATCAAACGGTGTTAGCTAATGAGCAAGTTGACTCAGAAGGCTATTCATGGCGTAGTGGAGCAAAAGTCGAGCGTAAATTATTAAGACAGTGGTTTTTGAAAATTACCGATTATGCCGAACAGTTATTGAATGACTTACAACAGCTAGAAGGATGGCCCGATAGAGTCAAAACCATGCAGGAAAACTGGATTGGTAAATCTGTGGGGGCTTATTTAGAATTTCCCATTGTCGGTAGTGACGAAAAAATCCCTGTTTTTACTACCCGTCCTGATACAGTATATGGAGTGACTTATGTAGTTTTAGCTCCTGAGCATCCCCTCACCGAAAAAGTGACCACTCCTGAGAGGAAAGAAGCAGTATCCGCCTTTATCCAAGAGGTAAGCAGTGAAAGTGAAATCGATCGCACTGCCGACGATAAACCGAAAAAAGGCATATTGACAGGAGGTAAAGCCATCAATCCCTTCACAGGGGAAGAAATTCCTATTTTGATCGCCAATTATGTTTTATATGAATACGGCACAGGAGCAGTAATGGGAGTACCTGCCCACGATGTGCGAGACTTCAAATTTGCCAAAGAAAATAACCTCCCCATAAAAGTGGTTATCCTGCCTGAGAATGTGGAAGAAACTGATTTTTCTCTTGTGGAAGCCTATACCGAAACGGGTATTATGGTTAATTCAGGGGAATTTAACGGCATGGAATCCACCCAAGGCAAAGAAGCAGTTATTAAACTAGCGGAGAATAAAGGATTTGGTAAAAAACGCATCCAATATCGCCTTAGAGACTGGTTAATCTCCCGTCAACGTTACTGGGGTTGCCCTATTCCCGTCATTCATTGCCAAGATTGTGGCACAGTTCCTGTACCTACAGAACAATTACCAGTTGAATTACCTGAACAAGTAGAATTTTCTGGACGAGGACCCTCTCCCCTTGCCAAACTCGATGATTGGGTAAACGTGACTTGTCCGAAATGTGGTAAACCTGCGAAAAGGGAAACCGACACTATGGACACCTTTATTGACTCCTCATGGTATTTTTTACGTTATACCGACGCAACCAACCAAAATGAGCCTTTTAACCTCGATAGAGTGAATGATTGGATGGGGGTGGATCAGTATGTAGGTGGTATTGAACACGCAATATTGCACTTACTTTATTCTCGTTTCTTCACTAAAGTTGTCAGAGATAGGGGTTTAGTTTGTGTAGATGAACCTTTCAAACGCCTCTTAACTCAAGGAATGGTGCAGGGTTTAACCTATAAAACGAAGCAAACAGGAAAATATTTAACACCTGAACAAATTATCTATAAAAATGGGGAATGTCGAGACAAGGAAACTAACGAACCCGTTAATATTTTCTATGAAAAAATGTCAAAATCTAAGTATAATGGCGTTGATCCGAAATTAGTCTTAGAAAAATACGGTGCAGATACTGCTAGGATGTTTATTCTCTTTAAAGCACCTCCTGAGAAAGATTTAGAATGGGATGATGCAGACGTAGAAGGGCAGTATCGCTTCCTTAACCGAGTTTGGTTACTGGTGAATGAATTTATCGAAAATCCTGATTCTGCCGAGGATAAAACTATTAATAAAGCGAATTTGAGTAAAGAGGAAAAAGACTTAAGAAGGGCAATTCATACGGCAATTAAGGAGATTTCCGAAGACTTAAGCGGGGATTATCAATTTAACACGGCGGTTTCGGAGTTGATGAAGTTAAGCAACGCCTTAAGGGATGCCAAAATCAAAAATTCTCCTGTATATCGAGAAGGAGTTGAAACCCTCATCTTATTATTAGCACCTTTTGCCCCCCATATAAGTGAGGAATTGTGGCACAAACTCGGCAATAGCGAATCGGTGCATTTAGCTAACTGGCTAATTATCGATGAAGAAGCCTTAACGGTGGACGAAATCACCCTCGTTATTCAAATAAAAGGCAAAACCAGAGGTACAATTTCTGCTCCTGCTTCTGCTAGTAAAGACGAACTAGAGGCGATCGCCCGTGCTTCGGATATTGCTCAAAAATACATTGCTGACAAGGAGATTAAGAAGGTAATCGTTGTACCGAATAAATTAGTTAACTTTGTGGTTGTCTAACTCTTTCAATTCATTTCATTAGACTTCTTGCTCTCTCAGGCAACAGGCAACGGTAACAAAATCGACCCCAAACCCATATAAATTGATTTTAATTTTAATGTTAATTTTGCAAGAGGTCTATTATGAATAATGAATGAGCAAGGTTTGAGCTGATTGGGGGATTGAAAAGAAATCAGGAGTTAGAAATCAGAAGTTAGGGCTTAGGGTTTGTGTTAATTAAACTCTTTTGCCTGTTGCCTTCCCCCCTCTCGAGGGGGGAAAAAGGGGGGTTTACCCTTTCACCTTTTAACTTTGCCCTTTTTATTTTTCTAATTGCTAAATGACTAATTTAGAATTTATTATCCGTATCACCGTTGCTTTTACCCTAGGTGCATCCTTGGGGTTTGAGCGTCAGTGGCGACAAAGAATGGCAGGATTGTTAACGAATACTCTTGTCTCAGTGGGGGCTTGTTTATTTGTGATGTTATCGGTTTTAATTGAAGGGGATAGTAGCCCTTCAAGAATCTCTGCTCAGGTAGTTTCTGGTATTGGTTTTTTGGCAGGTGGAGTAATATTGAGTGAGGGACTAAATGTTAGAGGATTGAATACTGCGGCAACTCTATGGTGTGCGGCGGCTATTGGCTCTTTAACTGGTTCTGGTTTTATGTCTCAGGCTTTTTTAGGTGCGATCGCTGTTTTAGTGGCTCATCTTATCTTACCTCCCCTCGGAGAAATGATTAATCAACAACCCCTAGAAAATACAGAATTATATTTATGCTATCAGTGTAAAGTTATCTGTAATAGTAAACATGAAACTCAGATTAGGGCTTTGTTATTACAATCCTTAAGGGAAAATGGTACTTTTAAACTACGTTCTATGTATAGAGAATTCTTAGAGGATGAGACAAAAGGGAAAGTAAAAATAGAAGCAGAAATAGTTAGTAAATCTAATAATGATCAACTGATAGAACAAGTTATCAGCCGACTTAGTCTTGAACCTAAAGTAATCTCTGCATCATGGCGTTTAACGGAAAAAGAATTTGTTTGATAGTAAAGTAAAATCTCTTACAGATTTGTTGCTATAGTATCAAATGTAATTGGTATTTATTGTTGCTATGAAAACTCGTTCTACAACACCCAAAGTTATTCTTGCGATTATGGGTGTAATTTTGTTAGTATTTATCAGCTATTGTTTGATTGCCAGTAATTCCTCTTATTTGAAAACAGGAGGAGTGAAAAAAAATCCTGAAGGAGTGGTATTTATTCCCAAAAAATCCCCCTTAATGGTATCCCTACTAATTAATCCTGATAAATTAAGTAGTTTAGCTCAATTACTACCTAACAATGGTGAACAAAAACGAGTTGTCAGGGCAATGGAGCAATTACGTTCAAATTTACTAACCTCAGCGAGAGTGGATTCTCCGGAAGATATTAAATCTTGGTTAGGAGATGAAATTACTTTAGCCGTTACATCTCTCGATTATGATTACTCTCCAGAAAATGGTATCCAACCCGGATATTTATTAGCAGTAAAAAATAAGTCCCCTGAGCTGGCAAAAGAATTCTTACAAACTTACTATAGTCGTGAAATAGTTTCCAATGAAGTTGAATTAATCCTCGAAGACTATCAGGGAGTTAACATTGTTTATCAACATCCTCTGACAGATGATTCTCCTGTGAAACAAGTAGCCGCCGCCGTAGTTGCTGATTTTGTCTTATTTGCTAATGATTTACCTGTTTTAAAAGATGCCATTAATAATGCTCAAGCTGTAGATCTCAATTTAGCACATGATTTAGACTATCAAAGTGCGATCGCATCTTTACCCCAAAAAAAAGTTAGTATCGTTTATGGTAATTTACCTCTAACCTCCGCATGGATTACGAATCAAAGCACCATTGCAAACCCCGACATCTATCAAAGCCTAACCCTTTCCCTTGCTTTGAATCCTCAAGGATTAATTACTCATACAGCCTTATCGGGTGTAAATACAGAAAAAAATCAAGCACCTTCCCTAACCTCTCCCCCTCAAACTCTCAACTACATCCCTGAAGACAGTATTTTAACCATAGCTGGAATTAACCTAACCAAATTAGGAGAAAATATCAGTAATGGCATCACCAATCACAACCCCCTTGCAGAAATTATCTATCAGGGCATTCATCCCCTCGAATTAAAAACAGAATTAGATTTCAATGAAGAAATATTTTCTTCTGTTAGTGGAGAATACGCCTTATCCCTAAGCAAAAATACTATCAACAATTCATTAGAGTGGTTATTTATCAATCAAAAACAAGAAAACTCCCTCGCCAAAACCCTTGATAATATAGCTCAGAATAGAGGTTTAAGCGTAGGGCAACTACCCCTTGAGAATACTACTATGACGGCATGGACAAAATTAGTCACCACCTCAGAAAATAACTTCTCTCGCTTACAAGCAGAAGTCAAAGGGGTTCACTCAGAAACATCTAACGAAGAAATTATTACTAATTCTGTCAATCTTCTTAGCAAAGTTTTTTCCACCCCCTTCGAGAGTCTTTTACAATCTAGCGACTTTCAAGAAAGTATTAAAGCCTTACCCCAAGCAAACAACGGTTACTTATTCATTCGATGGCAAGATTTAGCCCCTTATTTACGTAATCGTTTCCCCATCATCAAAATAGCCGAATTAGCTTTTAAGCCTCTGTTTGACAATCTTGAATCTGTTACTATCACCACAGAAGGAACTCAAGACGGTATCAGTTATAGTACATCTTTCTTTCATTTAAAAGGTTAGTTTGGTTTTTCATTCTTGTCCATTTCTAACCATTAACTTAAGTTACATAACCTGAGTTCGGGATAAGCTGAAAGCATTATTTTCTCCTAGTCAGAAAACCTTATAGCTTCTTAGAAACAACGATAAAATTGCCTTAATCCGAACTGACTTAAACAAGGGGCTTAAGCCCCTTGCTAAAAACCCCTACCACCTGCAACCTGCAACCTGCAACCTGACACCTAACCTTGTTGGATATTCTTAAACCGAACTGAGGTTAAATTAGTGTCATGCTTTTTGATTAATCATTAGTCATTAATCGTACGACAAGTAACACACTGAGTTAAACGTTGACGCAAAGAAGCAAAAGGAATATTATCAATAATCTCCGCCGCAAAAGCATCAATCAACAAATGACGGGCATCATATTCATTTAAACCACGACTACGAAGATAAAAGATTTCATCCGCTTCTAATTGGCTAACCGTTGCCCCATGGGCGCACTTAACATTATCGGCGGTAATTTGTAACTCAGGTTTAGTATTGATTCTTGCTTTCGGGGAAAGAAGTAAATTACGGTTTAATTGTGCCGCATTAGTCAACTGGGCTAACTTTGGTACATAAACTCTACCATTAAAAACCCCATGCCCTGCATCATCAAGAATATATTTATGAAGTTGATTAACAGTGCCATAGGGATGATTTAAGTTAACCTCACTATGGGTATCTCCTAATTGCTTGCCTTGTAACATTGTTAGTCCATGCAAGTAAGTTTCTGTTTGCTCCCCTTCTTGATTAACTTGTAAATTATGACGATATAACTTACCCCCCAAGCTAATTTCATTGATGGTATAACGACTATTTTTTGCCTGATTTACCATAGTTTGAGCAATATGAAAACCATCTCCAGATTCTCTTTGAATACGATTATGATTAACTTGGGCATTATCTAGTAAATGAATTTCCGTAACGGCATTGGTAAAATAATATTGTTGTCTTGCCGAATCAGAGCAACCAAAAGAAGTTGCACCGTAATATTCAATAAATTCTAGGACTGAATTAGCCTCCGCTACCACTAAAATGCGAGGTTGATGCCAACTTCCTGTCTTTTCTTTAACGCTAAGATGTAGTAAATGAATAGGAGTTTTTATTTCTTGATTAGCTTTTACCCACACCACAAAAGCATCATTTAAACTGGTGGAATTTAAAGCGGTAAAAACTTCATTTTCAGGCTCATTTTTAGCTAAATATTGAGCTATTTTTTCTTGTTTATCATCATCTAAATTTGTTAGATTACCCACATAAATTTGCTCTGAATTTAAACCAGAAGTATCCGATAAATTAGCTTGATAATAACCATTAACGAATACTAAACGAGAATTAGATGCTTCTTTGAGGATAAATTCTTGTAAAGTTTGATTTTCTAAATCTTGAGGTTGTGCATACACTAAATCTTGTTTATATAATTCAGATAAATCGGTAAAACGCCATGATTCATCTTTAGTGGTGGGCAGATTTAATTTAACGACTTTATTCGCCGCTTTTCTTCTAATTTCTTGGACAATAGTTTGTAATTTTCCTTCCAGATGAAGGGGTTGATTTTCGGCAATTTGCAGTAAACAGCCTAAATATCCATCTTTGGTGTTTTTCAAATTTTCTTGTGTCAATATCATCATCTATTTTCAATTAGTAATTAGCAAAAATTGCGAGTTAAGAGTTAGTTTCCCTCTCTCCCCTCGTCACCCTCTCTCCCGAATTCCAAACTCATTTCTTCCCCTCCTTTCTCCCTAAACCCCGAATCTTCTAAAATTAAATTAAACGTTGGTTAACTGCTCTTTATCGAGGAAATCGTAACCTTTTGCTTCCAATTCAAGGGCTAGATTTTTGTCACCACTCATGACGATTTTTCCTTCATACATAACATGGACAAAATCAGGGGTTATATAGTCTAAAAGTCTTTGATAATGGGTAATTAAAAGAAAAGCATTATCGGGTTTACGTAATTGATTGACTCCTTCGGAAACGATGCGCAAAGCATCTATGTCTAATCCTGAATCGATTTCATCTAAAATGCCTAATGTTGGTTCAAGTAAAGCCATTTGTAGGATTTCGTTACGTTTTTTTTCTCCCCCGGAAAAGCCTTCATTTAAACTTCTTTGCAAGAAGCTGGGGTTCATTTTTACTACCTCTAATTTTTCTTCGACTAAGTCTTCAAAATCAAATGCGTCTAATTCTTCTAAGCCTAAATGTTTACGACGGGCATTATAAGCAACTCTGAGAAAGTCGAGGTTACTTACTCCGGGGATTTCTAAGGGGTATTGAAAGGCGAGGAAAATTCCTGCTAAGGCTCTTTCTTCTGGCTCTTTTTCTAGTAGGTTTTCTCCTTGATAGATGATTTCACCCCCTGTAACTTCATATTCAGGATGCCCTGTCAATACCTTGGAAAAGGTGCTTTTTCCTGAACCATTACGCCCCATGATGGCGTGAATTTCCCCTGCTTTAATTTCGAGGTTAACTCCTTTGAGAATGGGGGTGTCATCAACACTTGCAGTTAAGTTACGAACAGTTAATATAGGTTGATTCATAATCGGTCTTTTTTAGTTTATTACTTTTATTTAATATCTGGGTATCTATTTTAGGGTACTTTAGCAACAATTTTGTTGTTTAATTCATTTTTGATGATTATTTTTATTTTGGTGATGAAAATGGTTTATAGTTGTTCTAGTTTTTGTATATCTGGGATAAAACTGCGATCGAGTCTTCCATAGCTCCACAATTTTTGATAATAATTCAGACTAACTTGGTCTAAATCGTCCCTTAGTTGGTTAATGGCAATACCATCATTACCAATTTCTTTTCCTGAACTGTGAATATATTTGTTTTCTCCTAAATATAAAGCCACATGATTAACCCTTGCATCGCCAAAAAAAATTAAATCTCCTCTTTGTAACTCATCTCTTGATATTCTGGTAGTAAAATCTTCTTGTTGATAAGAGTCTCTAGGTAGCCATACTCCTACACTAGCAAAAGCACTTTGCATTAAACCAGAACAGTCATAATTAGGTGCAACGGTGCCACCCCATAGATAATAATTAGGGGTTTTCATGGCTTGGTAGGTAAATTCTATTACCTGAGAAATAAGGGTTTCTATTTTTTCCCTTGTCACTGAAACAGGTTGATATGGTTGAGATGCAATTTCTAGTTCCGTTAAATTAGTGATATGTAAATAGGCATAATATTGATCTTCTAAGGAGCAAACTTTTACAGTATTATCGATTATCTCAGAAGAAAGAACTTTTAAATATCTGCCTTTTCGTAGTTGGGTTGCTAATTCTTTACAGTCGGGTTGGGCGTATAAATTTAAGTTCGTTAAACAGACATATTCTCCCGTGGGAAATGGGGTTAATAAATCAGATAATTGGGAATTCATAAGATTTAGATAGGTTTCAGATTTAAGATTTCTTCTCAGTCCGACATAAAATTATCGGTGGAGGTAGTGAGCGGTAAATAGTACTTATAATTGATATAAAATAAATTTAAATTGATTTTAGTAGCAGGTTTTATTTTTGGTTCTTCAGAGTGTGGTTATGATAAATTAAAGCCAAGAGAAAAAGTTAAAAGGGCAATGGGCAAAGGTAAATAGTGTTGGGGTGAATAGTTGATAGTTGATAATTACTCGTTACTCATTACTCCCCTAAACCTGACACCTGCAACCTGCAACCTGACACCTACCCTAACTAATTATTTACACGACGAGAAGTGATAGAACCTTATTTTTTTTCCAACATTTAATCAGTCAGTGACAAGATTGAAAGGAAAAATATCAATAAACATGAGTTTTTTATG
This is a stretch of genomic DNA from Cyanobacterium aponinum PCC 10605. It encodes these proteins:
- the sufD gene encoding Fe-S cluster assembly protein SufD; the protein is MMILTQENLKNTKDGYLGCLLQIAENQPLHLEGKLQTIVQEIRRKAANKVVKLNLPTTKDESWRFTDLSELYKQDLVYAQPQDLENQTLQEFILKEASNSRLVFVNGYYQANLSDTSGLNSEQIYVGNLTNLDDDKQEKIAQYLAKNEPENEVFTALNSTSLNDAFVVWVKANQEIKTPIHLLHLSVKEKTGSWHQPRILVVAEANSVLEFIEYYGATSFGCSDSARQQYYFTNAVTEIHLLDNAQVNHNRIQRESGDGFHIAQTMVNQAKNSRYTINEISLGGKLYRHNLQVNQEGEQTETYLHGLTMLQGKQLGDTHSEVNLNHPYGTVNQLHKYILDDAGHGVFNGRVYVPKLAQLTNAAQLNRNLLLSPKARINTKPELQITADNVKCAHGATVSQLEADEIFYLRSRGLNEYDARHLLIDAFAAEIIDNIPFASLRQRLTQCVTCRTIND
- a CDS encoding C40 family peptidase, with the translated sequence MNSQLSDLLTPFPTGEYVCLTNLNLYAQPDCKELATQLRKGRYLKVLSSEIIDNTVKVCSLEDQYYAYLHITNLTELEIASQPYQPVSVTREKIETLISQVIEFTYQAMKTPNYYLWGGTVAPNYDCSGLMQSAFASVGVWLPRDSYQQEDFTTRISRDELQRGDLIFFGDARVNHVALYLGENKYIHSSGKEIGNDGIAINQLRDDLDQVSLNYYQKLWSYGRLDRSFIPDIQKLEQL
- a CDS encoding MgtC/SapB family protein, with the protein product MTNLEFIIRITVAFTLGASLGFERQWRQRMAGLLTNTLVSVGACLFVMLSVLIEGDSSPSRISAQVVSGIGFLAGGVILSEGLNVRGLNTAATLWCAAAIGSLTGSGFMSQAFLGAIAVLVAHLILPPLGEMINQQPLENTELYLCYQCKVICNSKHETQIRALLLQSLRENGTFKLRSMYREFLEDETKGKVKIEAEIVSKSNNDQLIEQVISRLSLEPKVISASWRLTEKEFV
- a CDS encoding peroxiredoxin-like family protein translates to MNDLNTNTVEQSNIYSFLKTTKRVRVSDGKEISIFNGTSSANYILLLVLPQLGDFDSLEYAWWLNKYQDILHEKKIALRAIAIGNLKSGEKYCQYTGFNPENLFLDETAEIHQQLNLYQGLNWQFPTFNCSQNQWLNLILMCAGIGSKGTLKEVLRGYFGDKKAPSLLQENEIVNIKFLPPIKGSLFNKVGKNYQRPFELATIRLKNMIEVLTNWRTYVPNDNYLTQRGGTFLFNNQGKIIYQHRDEGILGFAENKSNPLAFLP
- the sufC gene encoding Fe-S cluster assembly ATPase SufC; translated protein: MNQPILTVRNLTASVDDTPILKGVNLEIKAGEIHAIMGRNGSGKSTFSKVLTGHPEYEVTGGEIIYQGENLLEKEPEERALAGIFLAFQYPLEIPGVSNLDFLRVAYNARRKHLGLEELDAFDFEDLVEEKLEVVKMNPSFLQRSLNEGFSGGEKKRNEILQMALLEPTLGILDEIDSGLDIDALRIVSEGVNQLRKPDNAFLLITHYQRLLDYITPDFVHVMYEGKIVMSGDKNLALELEAKGYDFLDKEQLTNV
- a CDS encoding DUF3352 domain-containing protein; protein product: MKTRSTTPKVILAIMGVILLVFISYCLIASNSSYLKTGGVKKNPEGVVFIPKKSPLMVSLLINPDKLSSLAQLLPNNGEQKRVVRAMEQLRSNLLTSARVDSPEDIKSWLGDEITLAVTSLDYDYSPENGIQPGYLLAVKNKSPELAKEFLQTYYSREIVSNEVELILEDYQGVNIVYQHPLTDDSPVKQVAAAVVADFVLFANDLPVLKDAINNAQAVDLNLAHDLDYQSAIASLPQKKVSIVYGNLPLTSAWITNQSTIANPDIYQSLTLSLALNPQGLITHTALSGVNTEKNQAPSLTSPPQTLNYIPEDSILTIAGINLTKLGENISNGITNHNPLAEIIYQGIHPLELKTELDFNEEIFSSVSGEYALSLSKNTINNSLEWLFINQKQENSLAKTLDNIAQNRGLSVGQLPLENTTMTAWTKLVTTSENNFSRLQAEVKGVHSETSNEEIITNSVNLLSKVFSTPFESLLQSSDFQESIKALPQANNGYLFIRWQDLAPYLRNRFPIIKIAELAFKPLFDNLESVTITTEGTQDGISYSTSFFHLKG
- the leuS gene encoding leucine--tRNA ligase, whose amino-acid sequence is MQSPYQPSDIESKWQQQWSDSNLYLTEENRDKPKFYALSMFPYPSGKLHMGHVRNYVITDVIARFKRMQGHRVLHPMGWDAFGLPAENAAIDRGIPPAKWTYENIAQMRSQLQELGLSIDWSREVATCSPDYYKWTQWLFLQFYEAGLAYQKEAAVNWDPIDQTVLANEQVDSEGYSWRSGAKVERKLLRQWFLKITDYAEQLLNDLQQLEGWPDRVKTMQENWIGKSVGAYLEFPIVGSDEKIPVFTTRPDTVYGVTYVVLAPEHPLTEKVTTPERKEAVSAFIQEVSSESEIDRTADDKPKKGILTGGKAINPFTGEEIPILIANYVLYEYGTGAVMGVPAHDVRDFKFAKENNLPIKVVILPENVEETDFSLVEAYTETGIMVNSGEFNGMESTQGKEAVIKLAENKGFGKKRIQYRLRDWLISRQRYWGCPIPVIHCQDCGTVPVPTEQLPVELPEQVEFSGRGPSPLAKLDDWVNVTCPKCGKPAKRETDTMDTFIDSSWYFLRYTDATNQNEPFNLDRVNDWMGVDQYVGGIEHAILHLLYSRFFTKVVRDRGLVCVDEPFKRLLTQGMVQGLTYKTKQTGKYLTPEQIIYKNGECRDKETNEPVNIFYEKMSKSKYNGVDPKLVLEKYGADTARMFILFKAPPEKDLEWDDADVEGQYRFLNRVWLLVNEFIENPDSAEDKTINKANLSKEEKDLRRAIHTAIKEISEDLSGDYQFNTAVSELMKLSNALRDAKIKNSPVYREGVETLILLLAPFAPHISEELWHKLGNSESVHLANWLIIDEEALTVDEITLVIQIKGKTRGTISAPASASKDELEAIARASDIAQKYIADKEIKKVIVVPNKLVNFVVV
- the thrC gene encoding threonine synthase; translated protein: MPVVATKLDQPSTTYHVKAGWKGLIEEYKHYLPVTESTPIITLREGNTPLIPVSSISKMIGRNVKVYVKYDGLNPTGSFKDRGMTMAISKAKEAGAQAVICASTGNTSAAAAAYATRAGMKAFVIIPDGYVALGKLAQALIYGAEVLAIDGNFDDALTIVREMAESYPVTLVNSVNPYRLEGQKTAAFEVVDTLGYAPDWLAIPVGNAGNITAYWMGFCQYHSENKCDILPKMMGFQAAGSAPFVEGHQVLKPETIATAIRIGNPANWEKALSVREASQGQFNAVTDEEILEAYRILGREEGVFCEPASAASVAGVLKLKEQIPDNGTVVCVLTGNGLKDPDSAMKLSESGIRGGIKADLNEVARIMGFIS